The window GTGCAGTGTTTGTTGCACCACAACGCCGAAGCAGCCGCCGCATTTCTTCCGCTCGCCGGGAACGTCGGAGTCATGGCGAACGAATCGAGTGGTAACGCCGAGACCGGATTCGAAGTGCTGCTGTACGTGTACGACCTGTCCAAGGGACTCGCCAAGGAACTCTCTCCCGCTCTCCTCGGGAAGGAGCTGGCCGGCGTGTGGCACACGAGCGTCGTGGTCCGCGGCACGGAATACTTCTTCGGCTCGACGGGCATCGACAGCTGTCCGGCGGGAAGGACCGCCCTCCAGGAACCGGACGAGGTCGTGAGCCTCGGTCGCACGGAGCTGCCTCACGACGTCTTCTTGGACTACATGGGGCAGCTGGGAGAGTACAGCTACAAGGCCAGCACGTACGACCTCTTCCGCCACAACTGCAACAACTTCTCGCAGCACGTCGCCGTCTTCCTGACCGGCAACTCCATCCCGCGAGATATCCTGGAACTGCCCGACGAGTTCTTGCGCACGCCGATGGGCAGCACGCTGGTGCCTCTCTTCGAGCGCCTCGGGATTGCTGTCGATACGGCGCTAGGACAGGATTCTCTAGGCGGACAAAATTCGAAAAGGCTGAGCGCCAGGAGCGATGACTGTTGATGCAAGAACTGGTGATGATCCCTTATGACAATTTCTAGCCGAATTCAgtagcatttctttttgttggcCGTAGTTACTTGAACCCACCAATAGCTCATTGAAATGTTTCAATTGTTCTTTATGCTTCCCAACAACTCACTAATAAATTCCATCGATAATTGACAGCCAGCTCTCACTTGAAACGTGTTTCGCAAATAACAGCTGTGTTTCGCaaataaccagaaaaaaaaacggttaaCGTAAataactctagaggaaaagctccCCATATCGTCCATGCATTGAAATCAGCAACCGCAAGGGCGCTGCCATGTTACTACTCTGTGCAGGCGCGCAGGCGCATacgacgagatgcgattcagacgAGAGCTGCAATCAACGCGATCCCTGGGCCTTCATCAGTATGGTGGCACCATCTAGCTTATATGCTCCTGCAAACGCATCCTTTCCTGCACCGTTCATTTTACGACAAAATTTTATAAATAATCATCCAATCTTTCCGAAAAAATATGGGAATGAACTTTACAGCTGTTCCAAAAGTACTTGCACCTATAAATTCTTGTTCTTGCctaatattttgaaaatttttgcgTTGCAGAAATTAGTCGTAGCAACATGGCAGCACATTTGCAGTTGCcgctttttttttgccagcttttcctctagagttcgtATACTAACTCtatgaaaaataaaagcaactgcgattgtatgtctgtgctccttcctttctttatctctactttacacttccccctcccctctctccccagcgtagggtagcaaaccggatcttcccctctggttaacctccctgcctttcccccttttctctctctctctctctggaaaaAGAAATACTCTGCACTACTGACCAATAATAAAGAAGCAGTTGAGGTCACCAGGCGTATACAAAGGAGACGACAGAAGACCATTTTTCTCGGTTGTGAATGACACGCCCCCTCGAAAGATTCAGATAGCTGCGCAGCAAGAAGAAACGAATCGAAATCACGGGCAACTCATGAACTGTAAATAAAGAGACCTAAGCGCAGATTGCATTGAAGTGCTCGGCGATTCAAACGCGATATTCGAATCGCATCGCAGCCCGAACTTTTTTTCGTCCCCGGCGAGTGCTGGGTGATCACTGGGGGAGATGCAGTCACAAATTCTAACAATATTTCACAAAGGATCTCGCTTTCCCCGTTTAGCACCCTTTTCGCTGAACGAATTGCTCAAGACAAACGAGATAGTGCTTCCGGCTGCGCGCCTCACATTGCCTCGGCGAAAGTGCACGAATGCGAAACCTAACAATCGTTTCgcattcgtgcgctttcgcttCTGCGCTATTACTGCGCGATTAGCTGTCGGAAACGCAACTGGGCGTTCGCTAGCGCACTGTGCTCCACTCCTGCTGCAAAATGTGTAACGGCAGAGGGAAGACGCCTGCTGTAGTTGGCTGTGAAAATAATGATTCGCGTACTAAGGAACGAAATGAATGACCAGGTCCACGGACCTCGGCTGCGTAAGCAGAATGCCTCTTTTGTCCACATTTCTCAATTGACGGCTTTACTCGAGGATTTAAAAACAAAATTTCACTCTTCCGCCTTGTTGTATCGCCAACCTTCAGCGTAAGGACTTCAACTCCAGAACGTCGGCAAGGGTGAGCAGTGGCGGCGAGGActtgcggagtcgccatctgtcggaagcgcctcgcttgcgtatATAGTGTGAGgaatcacgcggcgcgctcctcacgTATGTTTGGCTGCTGGCGCTcgataaaaacaccacgcgggaacCCTCCtaggcatttctgtaagtactctcgaaGCGACAGAAGTTTTTACTGCCAAAGCAATAATCTCAGGCTAGCAGAAAGcgcagaatggtttacagacgctctctctttactgaatacgtacagtgaacgcccaatccgcgcggtcgccgtgatggagtccTCCGAATCGGTTTCTTACTTGAAAGGTATAGGCAGTCAATGACAGCTATGTGCAATATGTTCTTGTGgagggctgtctgtataaccaaatgcaccgtaacagaatgaagccgcaatgcagcgatcacacggcttcgcggcgaccgactgcgcatctgcatgcatgtACGCgtacaatgtttcgctttcggtGCGAGCACGCCTTCGCACCATGCCATGATGTTTacgccgcagcatatgagcatttgactcTACACAAGCAAACATTGTACACAAGCAACGCTGCCACagctgctcaaaaataatttcgctaTAACTAGAAACTTCGACGACTACGGTGACTTTTGATATGCCGTCGGGACGATTcaatctgtctttttttcttctaaattcttggatgtttgaatatcattatttctcaagtttcatcacactgtatgtttatcggtcttctcagcaaGCAATTTCCCGTTTGTTTGTTTCTTAATCAAGTACGTTGATTGTTTCGTGCTAgcacaaacatgagcatatgGCACGCCttgttttttaatgtgcttcttaccattccCTTTCCGTTCCGGTGAACTTGCCAGCTTCTAGCATCAACAAAATCATACATAGACCAgagcttcatgacattagccgggcagcgcgcgCAGCCGAGCGCCTCAGTGCGCACTTTTTGCTGCTCActgaacatcgcagtcccgacaCCGTAGCACAAATCATCCTCGCGGAAGTGCTGGCTGCATGCCCGAGTTGTAGTCAATGGCTGCTTGCCGGTCATAAGTTTCGCGAGTCTAGCTTcccgcagcttcttgtcctgtgaGTACGTGAGAAGGCTGACACCGGGTTCCGTTGCGTAAGACCGGCACTgctgcaccgagcagtagcctaccatgttgcacgccttcaaagacaaccactacctattatagctactgctttcaagtgttgtcaagcaggCACCGGAAGCAGGAAAACCTCCCCACTTAGCCAGAACCATGGCGCAGGTGgtactttaaactttcgttttcagcctgcttcggcgcttccgaagcagcggGCGCGGATGCTGTGTCCGCGTGATCCCTCGtatcacgtcacgccgacggcagcgccagcttttccagtggtggagctcgcccccgaTAGCGCTCGTTAAATACGGACAAAGGGTATAGTGCCGCTTCCTGGCATAATAAGTTTCTCGAGCTGTATCTACACACATCTCACACTCGACATTGAGCCCACTATATCGCCAATGTATCAAGAATTAGTGAATGGGCCCATCCTTGAATCAATACACTGAAGCATGGTTGATGGGCGACTACAGGGACTACACACGAATGTTCGAACATACGACGTGATGTGTTTACATGCACCGTTGTCGAAAACTTTAAAAAGTTCCTCCTCAATCGACAGACGTCAGGAATTTgttctgcctcttttttttttcctttgtgaatATTTGCTGCTGTTTTGCAAACGAAACTGCGACGCGATACTTGAGAAGCTATGACTGACTAAGCCCAGTATAAAAGCGGGTAAAGAGAAAAGgttaaatgtaaaaaaaacaagGTAAAATCCTCGTCTTCGATGGAATTTACAGCGCAAATCTGAAATATCCGCTTTTAGAAGTCATATTTTATTCTGCtaattttgcaatgcatatagCATGTAGCTATGTGGTACAATAAATGAAGAAGAAAAGCGATATAGTCTCATGATCATGATGATACTTCCAAATTCTTTTAAACTCGAAGGAGACTGAACCGTCAACTGAGAGCTCGCGCCACCTGTCGACAAGGCGACAAAATAATAAAGGTTATCCTTGACGACGTTCCGAAGAGAGGCGCCACCGTTGCGAAATCTATCGAGCCGTCGAGAGCTTGTTCTGCCTGATCGATAGGAACGCGCGGAAAGCAGGGAGCCATGGAGGCAGAAAAGATCGGGAGAGAATTTCACTTCCTCCACGCGAGGGATTACGAGGGATGGACTAGCTTTGCCATCTGGCGGAGGGCAATACAGCCAAGCGGAACAAAAAGTATGGCCTTCGAGATTACATACGTGTCGAGTTGTGTGCTCTCGGCGGCCATAAAATGCTTTCTGCCATGGATACTAGACGGCAGCTTGAGGCTACGAACTTTTAGCCGTCATGAGGATCAccgtaagggccgatttacgctcgagccgcccatcgccgcaagccgcaccgcacgcttgcgttcgtgcgaaaaattgcacgtatccagcacttgtgtaCAAATttccatttacactgtgtgcacagtgcatACCTTACACAtcgtaaaccgaaatttgtgcacaagtgtttgatacgtgcaatctttcgcacgaccgcacgcgtgcggtgcggcttgcggcgatgggcggctcgagcgcaAATCGGCCCTAAGGACGTAGTAGTATGCAATCATTGTAGAATTTCATTTcttattctgctttgcctcttaacCTACACAAGAATCTCATTACCCGCTTTTATTGCTTTTATTCGCAGTGCTGTCTTCCCATCTCTGAACATATATGCCGACCTTTTCCGGTTTCAGCTCTCATTGCGTTATATAACCTTTAATCTGCTTCCGTGCTGGCATGTCtgcattgttttgttttgtttttcttttttcaagttatTTTTTTTACGTTGTCTTATAGGTTTTCGCTCTTAGGCAAATACCAAAAAAAAATGGTGGAAGGTCGCTGCATCCTCTGAAAGTGCGTTCACGATCTTATCAATGTTCAACTTCCTCAAAATGGCAGAAAAACTTCCACAAGGCGGCTATGCATTTGTGCATGTGTTTCCGAAAACCAATCGCCGACAAAATGAATAATCTATGAAATTTACTTTCCCTTTTGTAATGACCAACGAACTTTGACGAAGAGCTCTTCAACACCACTCGGAACTATATCGGAGATGGTGACGATCTCTAAAAGCCTCCACTTCGAACCAAACCTGCTTGAGGTAATTGTGTGTTACTATAACTATAAATATTTAGCACACTGGCCATCACTGCTTTAGCAAAGTCGCCCTATGCCTGTAACAATCCCATTCCCAACTCTTCAAGACTTATTTTTTCAGCGATATTCGCATCGTCCTTGGGCTGATCTTCACTGCTGTCCGCTTAACGTTCTCATCAACGTTCTGATTAACGTTCCTCGCGGTACAAACTTGCCGAGTATCTTGGCATTACATTACGACGTGCTGAGTCATCTCAGCATAAATATAACAATATTATGCCGCATACACCCCAACCCTGTCGCAAAAACGTGATAGCCTACGTTCTTCTCCCGCAACTAGCGTTGACACCGTGAGTGACACCAAAGCGCCTCGCGTTTAACAATTTATCTTTATTGGCTTCTTATTTCCTTCCTTGCAAAGCTCCACAAAcgtctttttattcattttttttatcttttacgTCTAATTCACTGCCTACGCTTTTCTTAACATTCGTGTCACCGACGCATGACAGCGCCGCATTTCGAGCACGGCTAGACCCTGCGCTTCGATGGTGGATCACATGgcagtgcaatacgaataaggcattccacaaaatagaaaatccgagtgcggagcagtgggagtgcgtgctctccagcggcgaccctagcctccaacggaggctggtggatcatgcccgacgagcagccacgctaagtggtgccctggaataggggcgccaaccatgcaggccggagatcggcatcaaccaatagaagatgaagacatccggtccgaccgctgaattactccttctagggcaataaagtttactttctcctcctcctcctcctcctcctagcaGCCAGCTTGGGAATTTGATTGAGAGACTTGCCGCCGAGTAAATGCCGGTTCTCTGTGCCGTCGAGTAAATGTCGGTTACGAGATTTTAGCTCAGAAAGGGCCCAGCAGAGGCATGATGGCCAGGGTGACGTAAACCCCTCATCGGATGGGCCTTGATCCCGCAAGATGAAGAAGCGTCGTCTTGGAAATTTGAGGCCGGTTGTCACATTCAGGAAAGAACGCGTATGCGTGCATTAACCCTCTGCTATGTATTCACTACGTAGAATTCGTCATATTTAGCAGTTCGTGTTGCTAACTAACTGCCGTAAGTCAAAGCGAGAATACTCTAGGAGCACGTGTCGAATTTCCACTTATTCTTTTATTAGAAACGGCTCCGGCATAACGCGAGGGCATTATAGCAAGGGGTTTACTGCAGCTTGCGACATGAATACAAACGAGCCTTCATTTTAATAGCTTCGGTCAGAATCGCATCATCGCGCCAACTACCTCGTCGGCGCTTCGGCAAGCCTGGCCTCGAGACTCGCGTAGTGCTCATGTGCCTCCCATTTTACGGGCTGCAATGATCGTTCGCTCCGTCGGACGCCTCACTGTATCGTCGGGCGAGTGGACCACCGCTGCGTGACAAGTGTGGCTTAGCGGTATTTCGCATTAGTGCAGCCGCTTTACGTCATGGCTGATCCGCACTTATCAGCTGGCGACGACTCGCGCATAACTGCAAAAGTGATAGGGCGAAGGCGTCGGATGATCGTTAAGTCTGTATTTTGattgcgcgcgcgtgtgtgtgtgtgtacgtgtgtgtgtgtgtacgtgtgtgtgtgtgtttgtgtgtgtgtgtgtgtgtgtgcgtgtgtgtgtgtgtgtgtgtgtgtgtgtgtgtgtgtgcgcgcgcgtgtgtgtgtgtgtgtgtgtgtgtgtgcgtgcgtgtgtgtgtgcgtgtgcgtgtgtgtgtcaccAAAGGTCTCCCGCAAAGCTACTATAGCACATTAGATGATGTCACTAGTATGTGCAATGATAGTATTGGATATAACGCTGCCTGGTTGCGCGCCATATGCTGTAATTAGCACGTACTTCCCCGCTGGAGTGCAAGATACCCGTTATCTCGATACCTTTTATTGCTTGCAGTGAGAAGAACGCCATACTTGTGGGCGATATTAAATCTCGTCATGTATCGTGCAgtttccgaacggacacttgtggCAAATGCCTGTGGGATTTGGGTTTTATCAAATAATATATGGCCACGTCTCGTCCACGTCCTGAAGTGGCCGGCGTTAGTGGcatgccggacagcagcagcagtgggaaagtcgaaggaagagtcaaacacagcttcgctttaaaatcatgagccattgcgCTCTGTTGAggtggataaccagcgaagctgtgcagcaCACGACAAATAGTATCATAAGAAGACgtcaaacaatgacaccaaggacaacacaggggcaattacttgtacttactaattgaattaaaggaaGGATAAattaaaagtggatgaaaaaacaacttgccgtaggtgggaaacgatccaacgccttcgcattacgcgtgcgatgctctaccaattgagctaccgtggcaccGTTCTGCCATCCCCTTGCTTGGGtatatttatgttttactgctagaactaactctgggagtgttagccagcgccaccgctcacaaaccttggcggcggatgtggaacatcctctctgccgcaggcgtcacgtgtaggtgatctttttgggtgaaggcaactggtcaataaactcacACGTGCTACCTGGAGGCATCAATATTTGTTGAAAGCATCAACATTGATGTTGCTTCCTGTTTATGATGTTGATCAGCATGCCGCAAACGCCGGCTACGTCAGGACGTAGTTGAGACCCAGGCCAGTCGAGACGTGGTCGAGACGTGGCCATATCAAAGAAACATAAAAgccatgcgctgtcggtgttttgcttcatgacatttgtttgtgaactgacattctcaaaattccgaggaataactttgtaaaggcCACTGGCCCGCGAACGGGCCAGAGGGACAGACCGGCCGGTCCCGAGGTGGGACTATAGAAGTAAGATGTGCGTGAAGGAATCGCTGCCTTCGTAAAAATTTCTTAATTGCTCAAAATCTTTACGCGCGGGCGTTTAAGGTTCCAAGCGAGCCATTCATATACGAGCAACGCTTTGAGGTAAGTTATTTAATTACAAGCAACTGAAATTCTTACTGAAACGGATCGAAATAAACATGGGGTTACATTTGGCAGCCTCAGGAGTGACAAATGACTCTTTAACGGCCTTGGTGGAGATCGCTACGACAAGCTGCAAAGATCGGTTCAACGTACCTACGAAGCAGCTTGATTTCTTTCTTCAGATCTCTTGAAAGTAGCCGCAGAGGTGCAGCAGTATCGCTGTGACGTTCCTTGCTTTCGTCGTATAAGTAGAGCCACGTTATtttacaacaaaaaaaagaacatttttaTATTCAGACACGTCCTTAGGATGTGCATCATTTATCACAGCGTGATGTGCAATTTCAAATTCGTGGAAGCGCTGCACTTTTGCTGGAAATTGGATTGTTATACTGCAATGTCGCACAGGACTgctgtctttctttctgtgtttttttttcttcctccaagACAGCATACATATGGCCAAAACCAAATATAGGCGCGTGACTGTTTCTTACCAGCgtcgaaagagaaagaagaagcaggCAGCGCCGCGTGGCAccgaacaaagaaagaagaaggccCATGCACTTTGTGGTCGGCGCCGAGCCTGTCGTCTTCTGTGAGTCATCGGAAGCAGGAGGCTTTACCGTGCTCAAGACAGCTCGTCTAGGCGTCTAGTGCAGCGTTTACTGCATCGCAGCACCGAAGTAGCCACCAGATTTCTTCGGCTCACTGTGAGCCTGAGCGAAATGTCCGGATTCGAAGTTCAGCTCTACGTGTACGACCTGTCCAAGGGACTGGCCAAGAAACTCTCCCCCGCTCTCCTGGGAAAGCAGCTGCCAGGCGTGTGGCACACGAGCATCGTCGTCCGCGGCACGGAATACTTCTTCGGCTCGACGGGCATCGACAGCTGTCCGGCGGGAAGGACCATCCTCCAGGAACCGGACAAGGTCATAAGCCTCGGTCGCACGGAGCTGCCTCACCGGGTGTTCTTGGAGTACATCCGCGAACTAGGCGAGTCCAGCTACAAGGGCAGCACGTACAACCTGTTCCGCCACAACTGCAACAACTTCTCGCAAGACGTCGCCCTGTTCCTGACCGGCAAGTCCATCCCGCGAGAGATCCTGGAACTCCCCGACGACTTCCTGCGCACGCCGATGGGCAGCACGCTGGTGCCTCTCTTCGAGCGCCTCGCGATCAGTGTCGACAAGGCGCCGGGACAGGATTCTCCTGGCGGAGCGCGACAAAGGTCGAAGAGGTCGCCCTCCCCAAGCCGTCAGAAGCCTGGCTCCGCTCGCGGTAGTGCGCCTGGAGAAACGAGTCCAGATACAGGGAGCGAGGAAGAGCGCGATGATGAGCGCGGTGGCGACCAACCGATCTTCTACCCACGGGTCGACGGCATCGCCGCTTTCAAGGAGCTCGAAGGACACCTCAAAAGAACCGCCATCACCGAAAGCGAGCGCTCGCAGCTGGACCACCTC of the Dermacentor albipictus isolate Rhodes 1998 colony unplaced genomic scaffold, USDA_Dalb.pri_finalv2 scaffold_56, whole genome shotgun sequence genome contains:
- the LOC139053024 gene encoding uncharacterized protein gives rise to the protein MANESSGNAETGFEVLLYVYDLSKGLAKELSPALLGKELAGVWHTSVVVRGTEYFFGSTGIDSCPAGRTALQEPDEVVSLGRTELPHDVFLDYMGQLGEYSYKASTYDLFRHNCNNFSQHVAVFLTGNSIPRDILELPDEFLRTPMGSTLVPLFERLGIAVDTALGQDSLGGQNSKRLSARSDDFIGSRRLYRAQDSSSRRLVQRLLHRSTEVATRFLRLTVSLSEMSGFEVQLYVYDLSKGLAKKLSPALLGKQLPGVWHTSIVVRGTEYFFGSTGIDSCPAGRTILQEPDKVISLGRTELPHRVFLEYIRELGESSYKGSTYNLFRHNCNNFSQDVALFLTGKSIPREILELPDDFLRTPMGSTLVPLFERLAISVDKAPGQDSPGGARQRSKRSPSPSRQKPGSARGSAPGETSPDTGSEEERDDERGGDQPIFYPRVDGIAAFKELEGHLKRTAITESERSQLDHLREYLVEGHGAWELGPELLDLIEKLLTSPDVKCAARLSLLRVLQAAALIKDVILLLHQDRRTHVIMNYVNRIAKLSPQEQDEVLKLLCNLCSHVASCEWLLYVTEWRDSSGRVCSNAKATVRAVVHGLLSDRLIAQEFAAALVFNLTTRELFDDAAEELSAAIAQFLQGDLGEEQVYRALTALHRLLRVNYNDVSAKIRRITPYLQKLSGSSERVQKLVSRIRSKISASTSASRK